DNA from uncultured Tolumonas sp.:
TGTTTGGTATCTCATCACTGCCGCCGCATTATCTGGAAGCGCTGATGGCGCTGGGTGAGCATTGCGAAGTACATCTGTTGCTCACCAATCCGAGTCGTTATTACTGGGGCGATCTGCAGGAAGAGAATCAGCTTAACCGGCGGGTGTTGAATAACTTGCTGGCGCAGCGCCGTGAACGTTGGCAACAGGCGGAATTGCAGCAGCCACTATTACCTGCGAATGAGTTAGCTCGTCTGTTCAGTGATGACGGCGAGCAGCAGGGCAACCCGTTATTAGTGTCGCTGGGCAAACAGGGGCGTGATTATCTGGCGCTGTTGGCTGAAATCAGTGCCGCCGAGATTGATGCCTTTGCGGAGATCAACAGCGATAGTCTGTTGCATCTGGTGCAGCAAGATCTGCTGGAACTGCAAGATGGCACTCGCATTAAACCGAAACGCCATATTTCGGCGGAAGATCGGTCGCTGGTGTTGCATGGTTGTCATAGTCCGTTGCGGGAAGTGGAGGTGCTGCACGACCAACTGCTGCAACGCTTTGGCGCTGACTCAAACCTGACACCGAAAGACATCGTAGTCATGGTGGCGGATATCAACCGCTACGGCCCCTATATCCAAGCCGTGTTCGGCAGTGCTGCGGGCGAGCGCTATATTCCGTTTTCGATTTCTGACCGCTCGGCAACGCAGGAAAATCCGTTACTGCAAAGTTTCCTGATTTTACTGTCGCTGCCGAGTTTACGCTGTACCGCGACTGAATTACTGGAATTGCTGGCGGTGCCGGCACTGCTTAAACGCTTCGGGCTGGCGGAAAGTGATTTAACCACACTGCGACGCTGGGCGCTGGAGTCGGGTGTGCGCTGGGGGCTGGCGCCGGCCGATGGTGATCGCTTCGAGTTACCGCCGCGTGAGCGGCATACCTGGTCATTTGGTCTGGAACGGATGCTGCTCGGTTTTGCCAGTGGTAACGAAACCCTGTTTGCCGATGTCGCACCGTACACCGCGATTGAAGGGCAAAATGCGGTGAAACTCGGTCAGTTGGCGCGATTCATCAGCCAGGTGCTGGCACTGCGCGACACGCTGGAAACGGCGCGCCCGATCACCGAATGGCAGAATCTGGTCGATCGGTTGTTACTCGATTTTTACCTGCCGGAAGAGCAGCTTGATGAAGACGATGCAGCGGCACTGAGCCTGATCCGCTCGACCGTGCAAAGTTGGCAGCAACGGCTGTCACAAATGAATTATCAGGAACCACTGCCGCTGACGGTATTCCATGATCATCTGCAAAGTGAACTGAATGCGGTACGTGGTGGACAGCAATTCCTCGCCGGACGGGTTAATTTTTGCACCCTGATGCCGATGCGTGCGATCCCTTTTAAAGTGGTTTGTTTGCTGGGCATGAACGATGGCTTGTATCCGCGCAGCATGCCACCGTTGGGTTTTGATTTAATGGCCAACCAGCCACGCAAAGGCGATCGTTCACGCCGCGAAGATGACCGCTATCTGTTTTTAGAGGCCATGCTCGCCGCACAAGAACAGCTCTATATCTCGTATGTCTCGCACAGTGCCACCGACAACCGGCATCTGATGCCATCGGTGCTCGTCACCGAATTGCAGGAGTATTGCCAGCGCGCGTTTTGTCTGGTAACAACTGACGAGTGCGACGAAGCAGAACAGGAGGCATCATTACTGGCGCATCTGCTGACCGAACACCCGCTGGTGCCTTACGATGCACGCTATTTTGCGCCGGATGCGCAAACGGCGGGGGCGCGGCTGTTCAGTTATGCTGCCGATTGGCTACCAGCACTGGCTCCGACGGGAAATGCCGGCTTTTTTGCTGGTGAGCTGCCATTACCTGATGAGCTTGATATCACCAAACAGAAACCTGAGATTGAATTGGCCGACTGGCTGCGTTTTTTCCGCAATCCTGTGGCGGGATTTTTCCGTCGTCGCCTGCGCGTGCAGTTTGTTGAACGCGAAGCCGCGTTGGAAGATAACGAACCGTTTTGGTTAGATAAACTGCAGCAATATCAGCTGCGTGAACGGCTGTTGCGTTATCAGCGGCTTGGTGTGGCAGAGGCGGTTTGGCAGCCGCGCTTGCTGGCTGAAGGGCAGTTGCCCGATGGTGAGTTTGGCAAGCTGGCGCTGCAAGGTGATGCCAACAACCTCACGCCATTGGTTATGGCGATGCAAGCATGGCCGCTGGCACAGGCACAACGCGAAACCTTCCATCTGGATTTCAACGATTGGCAGCTGCTGGGCAGTGTCGGTGATGTTTATCACGGGCAGTTGGTGCGGCACCGAGTCAGTAAACTCAAAGCCAGCTGGCTGGTGGCGATCTGGCTGGAGCATCTGGCGCTGTCGGCAGCAGGAAAATTGAGCCAACCCACGCAGTTGCTGGCCTTGGATAACGGCAAGTTAGGTGAGTGGACCCTTGCGGTGCTCAGTATCGATGATGCGCGAGCACAGCTGCAATTATGGTGGGCAGCGTTTCTGGCGGGCATGCAGCGTCCGCTCTGTTTACCAGTGAACACGGCGTGGGTGTGGCTGGAAAAAGCCCTGACGGAAAGTGGCGATCTGGGCGATGCTGCACAGCTGTTACAGGCGCGGGAGTCGGCGCAGAAAACCTACATTGGTGATGGCTCGTTTGTGATCGGAGAGGTGCAAGACACCTACTTAGCGCGCTGTTTCCCGGAATTAACCGATGTGCATTGGCAGGATATACAAGCTTGGGCGGTACAATTACTGCTGCCATTACGCCAGCATTTGCAGGAGGCAGACCATGAGTAAGCCGCTGGATATTCTCAGTTTCCCACTCAGTGGATTACGCCTGATCGAGGCCAGTGCTGGCACGGGTAAAACCTACACCATTGCTGGTCTCTATTTGCGTTTATTGCTGGGGCATGGTGCGGGTGAGGCTGGGTTTGGTACGCCGCTGCTGGTCGATCGTATTCTGGTGGTGACCTTTACCGAAGCGGCCACCGCCGAGCTGCGCGAGCGTATCTTAAAAGCGATCCGTGATACGCGACGGGCGATTGAGGCAGGGTTTAGCAAAGACCCGCTGATCCAATGCTTGCTGGATGAATGCCCGAACAAAGCGTTGGCGTTACGCCAGCTGCTGACCGCTGAGCGGCAGATGGATGAAGCGGCGATCTACACCATCCATGGTTTTTGCCAGCGCATGCTGACGCAAAACGCCTTTGAGTCGGGCAGTCTGTTCGATAATGAATTTTTAACCGAAGAGCAGAATCTGCGTGCCTCAGCAGTGGCCGATTTCTGGCGGCATATCACTTATCAGGCCGATGCCTTGCTGGCGCAAGCGCTGCTCGATCACTGGAAAGGGCCGGATGCCTTACTGCGCGAGATCAACCCGCATCTGGCGTTGGCCGGTTTGCAATGTCAGCCGCGCACCAGCGAGACCTTGGCCGAGCGCCATCAGGCGATCATTGCGCGGTTAAATAGTTTACGAGAAGCATGGCTCGCGGCCGTGGGCAGCCTGGAGGCGGTGATCGCGGCATCGGGGGTCAGCAAGCAAAGTTATTCGAAAAAGAATCTGCCGAACTGGCTGAATAAAGTCAGTGAGTGGGTCAATGCACCACTTCGAAGTTATCAGTTACCCAAGGCGCTGGAAAACTTTTCCGCGTCGGTATTGGCGGCGAAAACCAAAACCGGCGCTGTGCCAACGCATCTGTTGTTTGATCAGATTGAAACGCTGCTGGCACAACCCAACGATATCGATGATGTGGTGATTGCCGATGCGCTGACGCAGGTGCGTGCGCGCTTGCAGCAACAAAAACAGCGTCAGCAACAGCTGTCATTTGATGATCTGCTGGCCAATCTGGCGCGGGCATTGAGTTCCGAGCGTGGCGCTGTGCTGGCGGAACGTATTCGCGAACAATATCCGGTTGCCATGATCGACGAATTTCAAGATACCGACCCGCTGCAATATCAGATCTTTTCGACCTTATATGCGCAAAATCCGGAATGCGGCTTTTACATGATCGGTGACCCAAAACAGGCGATTTATGCGTTCCGTGGGGCCGACATTTTTACCTACATCGCGGCGAAGCAGCAGGTGGCCGCGCATTACACACTGCAAACCAACTACCGTTCCACCGATGAATTAGTGCGTGCGGTCAACGCTTTGTTTGCTAATTCCCACGCGCCGTTTAT
Protein-coding regions in this window:
- the recC gene encoding exodeoxyribonuclease V subunit gamma — its product is MFRVYHSNQLDVLKSLLAHLIQLSPLQPALAAETILVQSPGMAQWLKQALAHDLGVAANIVFPLPSSFIWQMFHQVLPEVPKENPYTKPAMLWRLMQLLPQCMDEALFAPLAGYLAQDDDGRRCYQLCQRIADLFDQYLVYRPDWIVDWEQGGALGAEAQPWQPVLWRKLVALTEQQASHLHRVNLFSSFINTLKAGKPKAVLPQRLFVFGISSLPPHYLEALMALGEHCEVHLLLTNPSRYYWGDLQEENQLNRRVLNNLLAQRRERWQQAELQQPLLPANELARLFSDDGEQQGNPLLVSLGKQGRDYLALLAEISAAEIDAFAEINSDSLLHLVQQDLLELQDGTRIKPKRHISAEDRSLVLHGCHSPLREVEVLHDQLLQRFGADSNLTPKDIVVMVADINRYGPYIQAVFGSAAGERYIPFSISDRSATQENPLLQSFLILLSLPSLRCTATELLELLAVPALLKRFGLAESDLTTLRRWALESGVRWGLAPADGDRFELPPRERHTWSFGLERMLLGFASGNETLFADVAPYTAIEGQNAVKLGQLARFISQVLALRDTLETARPITEWQNLVDRLLLDFYLPEEQLDEDDAAALSLIRSTVQSWQQRLSQMNYQEPLPLTVFHDHLQSELNAVRGGQQFLAGRVNFCTLMPMRAIPFKVVCLLGMNDGLYPRSMPPLGFDLMANQPRKGDRSRREDDRYLFLEAMLAAQEQLYISYVSHSATDNRHLMPSVLVTELQEYCQRAFCLVTTDECDEAEQEASLLAHLLTEHPLVPYDARYFAPDAQTAGARLFSYAADWLPALAPTGNAGFFAGELPLPDELDITKQKPEIELADWLRFFRNPVAGFFRRRLRVQFVEREAALEDNEPFWLDKLQQYQLRERLLRYQRLGVAEAVWQPRLLAEGQLPDGEFGKLALQGDANNLTPLVMAMQAWPLAQAQRETFHLDFNDWQLLGSVGDVYHGQLVRHRVSKLKASWLVAIWLEHLALSAAGKLSQPTQLLALDNGKLGEWTLAVLSIDDARAQLQLWWAAFLAGMQRPLCLPVNTAWVWLEKALTESGDLGDAAQLLQARESAQKTYIGDGSFVIGEVQDTYLARCFPELTDVHWQDIQAWAVQLLLPLRQHLQEADHE